A genomic segment from Candidatus Korarchaeum cryptofilum OPF8 encodes:
- a CDS encoding aldehyde ferredoxin oxidoreductase family protein, with translation MIMRGYGLIHWIDLSKRSIRSEQVPDDLAWNFIGGKGLGARILYDMTDEKTNPLGPENPLIFAIGPFTGTAVPYSGKGTFVFKSPQTGILGESVIGGTLGAATRWVGTTALVIMNRADRPTYLVLSENGVELRDASHLWGKDIYETEEELKREHGRCSVASIGPAGENLVKFAAIGNEKWRQGGRTGGGAVMGSKKLKAIVVEYDKQEWDAHDPDGVRKYSAEEIVPRAKEELKSYFERGTPGTVELANLWGFFPSYYWSKGSVDGWENIAWDAIKREVFVHPRACFGCPTPCGRYSRVREGKYAGSEVELEYETIYSIGGLNAITDIKAIVWLNDQADRLGMDTITLGNVFGFAIEAYKRGKLDPGFKLDYGDPESLHRLAEMIARREGVGNILAEGVAGASKALGLEEIAIHVKGLEPAGYDPRTLKSMILGYGVSSRGACHLRITGYYADIRGLGGDRKTIDMEKTKVLANLEELAAIGDSLVLCRFSTRTLIAWEQMAKYYSMITGRNATADDMIKAARRIINLTRMYNVRLGLRRKDDRLPRRLLKESFIHDGEERRITEEEQERFLDLYYELRGWDKEGVPKQETLRDLNLI, from the coding sequence ATGATCATGAGGGGATATGGCCTCATTCATTGGATAGATCTCAGTAAGAGGAGCATAAGGAGTGAGCAAGTTCCAGATGATCTAGCGTGGAATTTCATAGGGGGGAAGGGTCTAGGGGCTAGGATACTTTACGATATGACCGATGAGAAAACAAATCCTCTAGGTCCGGAGAATCCTCTCATATTCGCTATAGGCCCCTTCACGGGAACTGCTGTTCCATATTCCGGAAAGGGGACTTTCGTCTTCAAATCGCCTCAGACTGGCATACTGGGGGAGTCCGTGATAGGCGGCACCCTAGGGGCTGCGACGAGATGGGTGGGCACTACTGCCCTAGTAATAATGAACAGAGCTGATAGACCGACTTACCTGGTCCTCAGTGAGAACGGCGTCGAGCTGAGGGATGCTAGCCACTTGTGGGGGAAGGACATATATGAGACTGAGGAGGAGCTCAAGAGAGAACATGGAAGATGCTCGGTAGCTTCTATAGGGCCCGCTGGAGAGAACTTGGTTAAGTTCGCTGCTATAGGGAATGAGAAGTGGAGGCAAGGCGGTAGGACAGGTGGAGGAGCTGTCATGGGATCCAAGAAGCTGAAAGCGATAGTGGTGGAGTACGATAAGCAGGAGTGGGACGCTCACGATCCTGATGGAGTGAGGAAGTACTCAGCGGAGGAGATAGTCCCAAGAGCTAAGGAGGAGTTGAAGTCCTACTTTGAGAGGGGCACCCCCGGGACGGTCGAGCTAGCTAACCTCTGGGGGTTCTTCCCCAGCTACTACTGGTCCAAGGGCTCCGTCGATGGATGGGAGAACATAGCTTGGGATGCGATAAAGAGGGAGGTCTTCGTGCATCCCAGGGCTTGTTTCGGCTGCCCAACTCCTTGCGGGAGGTACAGCAGGGTGAGGGAAGGTAAGTACGCTGGTAGCGAGGTAGAGCTCGAGTACGAGACTATATATTCGATAGGGGGCCTCAATGCCATAACTGATATTAAAGCGATAGTATGGCTCAACGATCAAGCCGATAGGCTCGGGATGGATACTATAACGCTAGGTAACGTTTTCGGTTTCGCTATAGAGGCTTATAAGAGGGGTAAGCTGGATCCGGGCTTCAAGCTAGATTACGGGGACCCTGAATCCTTGCATAGGCTCGCGGAGATGATAGCTAGAAGGGAAGGTGTGGGGAACATCTTAGCTGAGGGAGTGGCTGGAGCATCCAAGGCTCTGGGATTGGAGGAAATAGCTATTCATGTCAAGGGTCTGGAGCCAGCTGGATACGATCCAAGGACCCTGAAGAGCATGATACTCGGCTACGGTGTCTCCTCCAGGGGAGCTTGCCACCTCAGGATAACTGGCTACTACGCCGATATAAGGGGATTGGGAGGGGACAGGAAGACGATAGACATGGAGAAGACTAAGGTTTTAGCGAATTTAGAGGAGCTAGCTGCTATAGGAGATTCCCTAGTCCTCTGCAGGTTCTCAACTAGGACTCTGATAGCCTGGGAGCAGATGGCTAAGTACTACTCCATGATCACTGGGAGGAACGCTACTGCCGATGATATGATCAAGGCGGCTAGGAGGATAATAAACCTGACTAGAATGTATAATGTGAGGCTGGGATTGAGGAGGAAGGATGACAGGCTTCCCAGGAGGCTCCTCAAGGAGTCATTCATCCACGATGGTGAGGAGAGGAGGATAACTGAGGAGGAGCAGGAGAGATTCCTGGACCTCTACTACGAGCTCAGGGGATGGGATAAGGAGGGAGTACCTAAGCAGGAGACCCTCAGGGATCTGAATCTCATCTAA
- the lysA gene encoding diaminopimelate decarboxylase — protein sequence MRVNGVDLSEIAELFGTPTYVIDLDRVKENYLRLDKAIKCPHVIAYAYKANHEPELVKLLAKLGSGATVPSAFGVILARISGVPPEKTVLVGPSPSRGDLIEAMDFGAIISIESHSQANALRSIGRANVMVRVNPGVGAGAYPGLVTGGKRSKFGLPPEEALSLFNSLKKDMRALGFHTHIGSQIFSTDPFRAALDVIKGLAERVGGVEIVDLGGGLGVPYSNESPFPLEEYAELVCERVREMGTKLFLETGRYIVADAGYLLSRVNYVKEVGGEKWLLIDAGMNDLIRPALYGARHEIICEGEGRERVLVAGPVCESSDFFGEYELPKLKEGDLIAFKNAGAYGFSMASRYNLRPLPAVVGIEGGRFRLLRPREDFCRAVFG from the coding sequence ATGAGGGTAAATGGAGTGGATCTCAGTGAGATAGCTGAACTCTTCGGCACTCCCACGTATGTGATAGATCTGGATAGAGTGAAGGAGAACTACCTTAGACTCGATAAAGCTATTAAATGCCCTCATGTCATAGCATACGCTTATAAGGCGAATCATGAGCCAGAATTAGTTAAGCTTTTAGCTAAATTGGGTTCAGGAGCTACCGTACCATCTGCCTTCGGTGTGATATTAGCTAGGATCTCCGGAGTACCTCCGGAGAAGACTGTCTTAGTTGGGCCCAGCCCATCCAGAGGAGATTTGATAGAGGCGATGGACTTCGGGGCAATAATATCCATCGAGAGCCATTCACAAGCTAATGCTTTGAGGAGCATAGGGAGAGCTAATGTGATGGTTAGAGTCAATCCGGGTGTAGGGGCTGGGGCTTATCCGGGCTTAGTGACCGGGGGGAAGAGGAGTAAGTTCGGATTACCTCCAGAGGAGGCATTGAGCCTCTTCAATTCCCTAAAAAAGGATATGCGTGCCCTAGGGTTCCACACCCATATAGGGAGCCAGATATTCTCGACGGATCCATTCAGGGCAGCTTTGGATGTGATAAAGGGGCTAGCTGAGAGGGTGGGTGGAGTTGAGATAGTGGACTTGGGCGGAGGCCTGGGGGTCCCCTACTCCAATGAGAGTCCCTTCCCCCTGGAGGAATATGCCGAGCTCGTTTGCGAGAGAGTTAGGGAGATGGGGACGAAGCTATTCCTGGAGACCGGTAGATACATAGTGGCTGACGCCGGCTATCTATTGAGCAGGGTGAATTATGTGAAGGAAGTCGGAGGGGAGAAGTGGCTCCTAATAGATGCCGGTATGAACGATCTGATAAGGCCAGCTCTATATGGAGCGAGGCACGAGATAATCTGCGAGGGGGAGGGGAGGGAGAGAGTGCTAGTTGCGGGTCCGGTATGCGAATCATCCGACTTCTTCGGCGAATATGAGCTGCCGAAGCTGAAGGAAGGGGATCTGATAGCCTTCAAGAACGCTGGAGCTTACGGCTTCTCGATGGCTAGCAGGTACAACCTGAGGCCCCTTCCGGCGGTCGTAGGTATAGAGGGAGGGAGGTTCAGGTTGCTGAGGCCCAGGGAGGACTTCTGCAGGGCTGTATTCGGTTAG
- a CDS encoding phosphate signaling complex PhoU family protein, whose product MSALLDREIKSLFYEIAKSSELSLQLMRGCIDTFLGKRNPEETLKEIEKGAEILSFSHDQVRMKVSEILARFQPMGADLRKLISLLEISYGLLRLGRYTRNIAQTLVLFENLSDCDISRLIDTAEITENMVKEALKAVEEGNEELARKVIGMDDKVDNAYSSFLMGVIRGEEKRAVCAVANTLILRYLERIADHAVMIAEEVLRMS is encoded by the coding sequence ATGTCAGCCCTGCTAGATAGGGAGATCAAATCATTGTTTTACGAGATAGCTAAATCGAGTGAGCTCTCACTCCAGCTGATGAGAGGATGTATAGATACCTTCCTCGGCAAGAGGAACCCGGAAGAGACCTTGAAGGAGATAGAGAAGGGAGCTGAGATACTCTCATTCTCCCACGATCAAGTCAGAATGAAGGTCAGCGAGATCTTAGCTAGATTCCAGCCCATGGGCGCTGATCTCAGGAAACTGATCTCCCTCCTCGAGATATCCTACGGCTTGCTAAGGTTGGGGAGGTACACTAGGAACATAGCCCAAACATTAGTGCTCTTCGAGAACTTGAGCGATTGCGATATCTCGAGGCTCATTGATACAGCTGAGATAACTGAGAATATGGTCAAGGAAGCCCTGAAGGCTGTCGAGGAGGGGAATGAGGAGCTAGCTAGAAAGGTCATAGGGATGGATGATAAGGTGGATAACGCCTACAGCAGCTTCCTAATGGGAGTGATAAGGGGTGAGGAGAAGAGGGCTGTCTGTGCAGTAGCCAACACCCTCATACTCAGGTACTTGGAGAGGATCGCTGACCATGCTGTCATGATAGCGGAAGAAGTATTGAGGATGTCCTAG
- the amrS gene encoding AmmeMemoRadiSam system radical SAM enzyme, with protein MAEGCPDGAPHRVRAKLQVQLEGGAVRCLACPRKCFIPEGRYGLCRSKVNVRGMLCEVNYGMMSSVALDPIEKKPLFHFMPGSRTYSIGTVGCNMFCDHCQNWIISQSDPEKFQDLIYLPPEEAVREAMSYGAKSIAFTYNEPTIVSMEWVVETAELAKRAGLATISVTNGYWSEEARERLIPVIDAANVDVKAFTDQFYRKVAKVPFLKPILDTVIELKRAGRHVELTYLIIPGYNDGEDEIRSFSRWVSEEVSADTPVHFSRFFPHYKMKSIPPTPIQTMERALSIAREEGLKYVYSGNVPGDPSENTYCPKCGTLLIKRYGFYVERCNLTDGRCPKCGEEIPIVGRCSKSGFF; from the coding sequence ATGGCTGAGGGTTGCCCGGATGGAGCGCCCCATCGGGTCAGGGCGAAGCTTCAAGTCCAGCTGGAGGGAGGAGCTGTAAGGTGCCTCGCCTGCCCCAGGAAATGCTTTATCCCTGAGGGAAGGTATGGGTTATGCAGATCCAAGGTAAACGTTAGGGGCATGCTCTGCGAGGTCAATTATGGGATGATGAGTAGCGTAGCCCTCGATCCTATAGAGAAGAAGCCCCTCTTCCACTTCATGCCCGGGAGCAGGACTTACAGCATAGGCACAGTTGGTTGCAATATGTTCTGCGATCACTGCCAGAACTGGATAATAAGCCAGTCAGATCCAGAGAAATTCCAGGATCTCATTTACTTACCTCCAGAGGAGGCTGTGAGGGAGGCTATGAGCTATGGAGCTAAGAGCATAGCTTTCACATACAACGAGCCCACTATAGTGAGCATGGAGTGGGTAGTTGAGACAGCTGAACTCGCTAAGAGAGCGGGGCTCGCTACTATAAGCGTGACCAATGGATATTGGAGCGAGGAAGCCAGGGAGAGGCTGATACCTGTTATAGATGCAGCTAATGTCGATGTTAAGGCCTTCACAGACCAGTTCTACAGGAAAGTAGCTAAAGTTCCCTTCTTGAAGCCTATTTTGGATACTGTGATCGAGTTGAAGAGGGCCGGGAGGCACGTGGAGCTCACCTACCTTATAATACCGGGATACAACGATGGGGAGGATGAGATAAGATCATTCTCCAGATGGGTCTCAGAGGAGGTAAGCGCTGACACTCCGGTGCATTTCTCCAGGTTCTTCCCACACTATAAGATGAAGAGCATACCTCCCACACCCATCCAGACGATGGAGAGGGCCCTCTCTATAGCGAGGGAAGAGGGCTTGAAGTACGTTTACTCTGGGAACGTTCCAGGGGACCCCAGCGAGAATACTTACTGCCCTAAGTGTGGGACCCTCTTGATAAAGAGGTACGGGTTCTACGTTGAGAGGTGCAATTTAACGGATGGCAGATGCCCAAAATGCGGTGAGGAGATACCTATAGTCGGTAGATGTTCTAAGAGCGGATTCTTCTGA